A region of the Lagopus muta isolate bLagMut1 chromosome 2, bLagMut1 primary, whole genome shotgun sequence genome:
GTGTAAGGACTCGCATATGGCACCCACGTGTGACTCACCATCTGTAATATCAATCCGTGGGCTCGTGGACACAGCCTCCCCAGCAGTGCTCCGGGATGCATCAGTTCGATCTGAGCTGgcaagcactgctgcttggCACACTGGGGGTGAGTACAAGCTTTGGAGCAGTTCAGAGGAGACTGATTGACTCTCACAGCTCTCAAATTCACTTGGCAGCATGTCTGTAATCCTGGGACCAGGATAAGCAGGAGGACTTTGATCTTCTGTCTGCAAAATATGCCCCTGGTCCACTGTGGCTGAGTATCCAGGTGCCAGAGCATTCAGGCTGCTGCTTACAGCTTCATCGTAGGAAGGCAGCATGACAGGAACACCATCCACTACCACGAAGTCAGGGTCACCCACAGAGCCCTCCTGGTTGACTCTAAGtcaaacacaggaaaatgatTACAGAGAGCCAGAGGgtttcatagaattgtttgagttgggaCCCTTAAAAGCCATCGAGTTAAACTCCCTGCAGTAAACAGGAACATCTGCAGACAGATCAGAtactcagagccctgtccatcCTGACCTTGGatatctccaggaatggggcacccaccacctctctgggtaacctgtgccactgcatcaccaccgTAATTGTAAAAATCtccttccttatatccagtctaaatctctcttctttcagtttgaaaccatttccctttgtcctgccaCAACACACCCTGCTAAacagtctgtccccttctttcttacagacCCCCTGGGTTTCTGAAGCACCTTGGAGCAACTGCTGAATGTAAGGAAACACAACATTTCCTAATGGCACAAATTGATGCTACAGGGCCATTAACATTCACAGAGGTGTTTGCCTCACAGGTCTGCAAAAATCTGTTCAGATTGACAGTCAGGTGGAATCCGTTACAATTGGATAAATGAAACAAGTAATGTGAAGCTCAGTttagagaaggggaaaaaaaaaacaaacaggtgCTTGGAGGAGATAAGGAGTGCCATTTGCTGTGCCACGCAGAGTAGGTATCATGGATATGAGATCACAGATGTTACTCAGCAGTCACAAGTGTCTGAACCCCTGAAAAGATGCGGGCTAGAGCAAAGAAGTGTTTGCAGCATATGTAAACAGGCTGTTATTGGATGGCAGGTTTTTGTTGCCAGATATTGGATTCCTTCAGTTCTTGCTCTCAAAGGATGAAGGCATTTAGCACTAGGCTGGttccctttaaaaacaaaacatttatattaTGCTGGGAAGGTGTGGTAAATCCCAGATTATTTGTTTTATAGTAGGTCAGATCACAGTAGAGACTCAGCAGAAAGGAGTTGGTCGCGGGTACCATTGGGACAGGAAAACATCTGGGAAGAGGCCAGAAAGCCACTTCAATAAGCTAGAGGAGAGCAGGCTATCTGTGGTGGAACCCTTTATCCTCAATTCTTCCCAATTACACAGGTATATGTACACTCCCCATATGCTATACATATGAATATGTATGTTAGTTTATACATTACttctatagaatcatagaatcattaaggatgaaaaagaccactaagactGTCTAGTCCAACAGtcaactcatccccaccatgcccactgaccacatctcccagtgccacatctccgtggttcttgaacacctccagggacagtgactccaccacctcactgggcagcctgtgccgcTGCATCACCGCTCTTCCTGAGAATGAATGTTTCCCAATCCTAACCTGACCCTGACCTGGTgcaacttgcagccattacctctcatcctattgttATTACCTGGGggaagaggccgacccccatCTTGCcaaataaaacatatattttcGTGTACATACACTTAATTAACAATAAGACTACAAAGTTCATCCTCCTGTATTGACCTGGGGACATATTCAGTAATATACAGCTTTTTACCTCTCTCCTCTGTACATGGTAGaataaagacagaagaaaaagaaagagaaggagtcGTTCAGTCAAAGCCCATAGCAAACTGAGCACAGACTGAAACCTCAGAGCAGATCTAAACCCAGATACAGCACTAGCTCTGCCTAAACTTTAGCATAcctgtctttgttttttccagtggtATGATAATAGTAATGCCATCTACCTGTCTCTTCATGAGTGCTGTGACAAATGCCCAATGACATATGTTGATAATATTTCAtgaaagtaaaggaaaatgtaGGAGATGTTTATGAGGGGAAAGCAAACTTTAATTTtgtccacaggaaaaaaaaccacaaaaaaaaaaaaaaaaaaaaagatctttcatAAAATTTACATTACTAAATCTACAGAACTTAAAAAATTAAGTCCCTCAGCACCCAACATTGAGTATTTTAAACCATTTTTGCTGTCAATGATTTTCACACAACTGTCGACTATTCTTACATGCAGAATCAGGAATCAGTAGTTAGCAGAGCTGTAATTGCACCCAAAATGAATCTGGACAATTTTGCCCTTTCCGTAGAACAGCTATGGAAAGTTCTACAGTTCCAGGGGTGCCCATCTCTGCAGGTAGATCAGAGCGTGGAAATGGAATCAAGGGCCCCAATCTtaacaaaacaataaattaaaatagtaataaaataacataataaaataattacagaaaacagtacAAACCTTGGAAGGAAATGTGTCTTAAATTTGGTCTGGAACATTCTGGCTAAGATGACCAGTAGAAGTACTAATAAAACGCTGGTAGCAGTAAATGCCACTATTTTCCATGTAGTCAGGAGGGTCTCCTGTGTATTTGGCCAGGTTTGTTCTGTAGCAAAAAGACGATAATACCACAGTTACGTCTGATCATTACTGTTGCTAGTTTATATCAATTCAACAATACTCAGAAGGGCCAGATAGGACGAGAGATTTCTTATAGGCATGTTTtacatgcacatacatatatatgaatcAAATTTACACTCATTAATCTAATTCCAGATACCAAAGCAGCCTTAACAACAAGTTGTCACTGAGGCCGGAccttgttttttccccttgatgTTATTTTTATGCATGCAATCATAAATTTTCCTTATCTATGTATTAAGTTATcaacattcaaaaataatttgaaaagctAAATATTGAAAGGATcattcaggaaataaaatatgctgCATTTAATGGCATCTTAAATGAACAATTGTCACGTAAGCATGAAATAACGAGTTTCACCAGACATTACTCACCTCCTGATTTGCTCAGAAGGAGGTGGGCTATGGGAGGACAGAGGCTGCTCCCTTACCTGTTTTGACACAGTAGACTTGGTAGGAGGGGAACCACTCTCCATACTGGCAGGTGATGTATTTGTAGTCATTGGTGAGGGTGTAGCCGGGGTCACAGTAGAACTCTACCACTGTCCCGTGGTTGTAGCGCTTGCAAGGCCGCGGATGGCAGATGTAGTCTCCATGGCTGACCATTGGAGGTAGCGGACAAACTTGGgcaaacagagagaaaaggagaaagaagttaACCACAGCAACTGACCAGTGTGCCTCAAAATCCCCTCCAGGCTCCCTGCTTTGTGGGTAGGTACATCTGTGTGGCACCAGTGGATGGATGCAcgcacctcctgcagcagcatgggAGCTTTTGGCTTACACTTACACCAGAAAGCTCTGCTGTCTGTTTGCTTAAAGACATGAAAGATGGCATTGGTGAAGCCTTCTAGCCTCTGGAcgaggggaggaagggagaaagcatGGCTATAGAAGGCTACATAGGGATGGAGGGGGACGGTCAGAATAAAGACAATCTCTTTCCTTATGAAGCATCTCAAATTCAGCtgtaagatctttttttttttctttttttttccattagcaCAGTTGATTGATTGCATGCCCTAATTAAATTCTGCAATATTCACTTTTATAAAGAAATTTGCTATCAGCAATGCTGGAAGAGATGCTCGGCTCACAATGCTGCTTAAGCAATTACAGTTGTGCCACTGCAATTTTGTCTCACTGGGCTAAGACCACACCAGtgctatttgtgttttgttatcTCTGAGCAGCCCCAGTGATTCCAGCAGGATTGCTGCTGGGGTGAGGCACTGAATAGAACAGAGGCTGAGGCTGTGTTAATTAAGTACAGTGGTGTACATGAGGTTATGTACATAAGACTGAATTACAACATAAACATGTGAACTTTTATTGTAGATCCTGAAACAATAAGAAATGCCCCCTCACATTGCTGAGAAATTAATAGTTCAACAGAGCTGAAGGAGCAGTCTCTAGGACGCAGCAGCTATAAAGCAGCTTGCAGGCAGtgcttttaaaagagaagaaacttaTATACTGAAAAAGTATTAgttgattattattttcttacgTATTGTTCCtaacacaaaggaaaatagTTGTAATGATGTCTAAAATGCTGATTGGAGAGGGCTCAATCCAGCTAACTGGACTGTTTTATCTCCCTCCGGAGGCAGTAACGGATGGGATTGGAGCCCCATCTGTGGGCTGCCCACCCCTCCATCTCATCCCTCCTTCACATAGCCCTGCCCTACTGCATtgatttaaagaatgaaaatgccATCTCTCCAAAGAAGAATCTCCCCAGAAATTACAAtgcagctgcttctctctgcGAACCTTGTTACATGAATAAtgtatttcataaaaaaatacacaagatATTAAATGAATCTTCAAGAGAAGCTGATTACAATGTGCAGCACTGTCTGTTCCCCATCCCCTGGAGACatggttttgtttgcattttcactGGCAAGGCTCAGTAATAACTTGAAATCAGAGCAAGTAATTCACATAAAAATTCACATCCTCCATACTCTGCATATTTTCCAAAGTCTCTAGGTCCATGAGAAATAGGAAGGGTTTACTGAGAGGTGAACTCAAGcctgaaaacaattttcttaagAATAGGGCAAAGGTGTGcatctgaaataacagaaaagcacCTTTGTCCATATCAGTGATCATTTCCctattacaaagaaaacaatcacAGAAAGCAACAATTTTGGCCTACTGTAAGGAAAcctcatatatttttattatctacATTTATAGCATGAGAACAAAGACAGTAGCTTAGACTTCTTTGCAATTGAGTTTTGGCAGACTGTGACAGGCAGCAGGAGACGTGTGGATGCACACAGCCCTCCAAGCTACAAGGAAAGTAGAGCACATCTTATCACAGGGGGCAACTGCTCTGATAAACAAATTCCTACTCTCCAGCCATGcacctgctgcctttcctgacacaccaaaccccaaacccaCTAATGTCATTAAGGGCCAAAGCAGccttctgaattaaaataaataaatacataaataaaggCCTCACTGCTGGTCTCCCAGCTCAGGAATGATATGTTTTCCAGTCAGATTAAAAACCATGCATTGTGGGTACAGCCCATATGCGGAGCTGTCAGTTTGTTTACAAATGGAGATGTGCTTCAGAAAACCTGAGAATAAGAGCATTGCTCTTAGTGTAGGATACGTCCCCAGTGCTAAAAACAGGTGCCACCCCTCCCACTGACACCTTCTTCATTTCAAGGGAAATGATCATGTACTGATACTGCCCAAAAATGTCTGTAAAAATTTCTGTACAGTGCTGTACTATGCTCATTGTGAGATGGAGTAAGGTTTTAAATGGTTGTACACCCCAACTGCTCTTGCGTTAAATTGCAGCAGTGGTTGCAATGGAATGGGTttcaaaatatcacagaatagaatcatcaaggttggaaagaccactaagatcaccttgTCCAACCAATGAAGGAATTAGGCTCAATGGAAGCAAGACTTTGTTCTGACTGCTGGGATGTCAGAATCAGGGCTTTTCTGTCACTTCTCCCTCACCACCTCCTATGAACATTATGTTCATCAAGTTCAAGGAATCCTCCAACAGTTGTATGGGCAAAATGGCCCCCTCATGCATTTGTGAGGAGGGTGATTAATGATCATCAACACTCAGGTTCACAGCCTCTTTCtccaaatgaaatcaaaccaGATGAGTTATGTCACCAGCAACCAAAGATTAACTTATTTCCATCCCTGGGCAGTTAGTCATACATCTAGTTCCTTTTTCAACTCACTCCATTTTCATCATCATCCTGGCTCACAATCCTTTAGAGTCAATGGAAGTACACAGTGAAGTGACCTTAGCTTTAATCATAGAAGACCAAGATTTTAGCCATTCTGGACAGCTGTTGAGCACTCTTGGCTCTCAGTAGACAGGCTTTTTCTGCAGAGCTAGTTCTCTTACAGGGCCAATTCCTCACTGTTGATATTTATATAGTATATACATAGTATATTACATAGTATCATGCTAGATATCAGTGCACGGCACCAATGACACAGACTAAAGCAGTGTGGCAGATCAAATGTGAACTAAAACTCAGGTGGCAGAACTTCAGCCCACTGAAGTTTTCTAGGAAAGTTAAAATTCTTGGCACCTCAATGATCATTCCTTGGCTTATTTGGTAATTACAGGCCATGGACTTCAGGCAGATGCACCAAATGCATCCTCTGGGCACTGGATCCAGGATTTCTGGATTAGTCTTTATAGAGCAGTTGGCCACAGGCCGTAAGGGGACTCACAGAGACTTTACAGCAGTATTTTCAGTCAAAACGTgaaatcattaaataaaaagaacgAACGAACATGTTCATATCACAAATAAATCCCTTCTGGTAAGCTCAGGACTGCTGATGGTCAGGGAAGCTGTAGGGAGGAATTCCTGACTGGATCTGACAGCCAACCCCTCCTGCCCTGAGGATCAGTTGGAGCTCAGGGCCCTCCAGCTATGGGCTTTCTGCTCTGACCAGTTTCAGTCAAAGATTAGTACTCTGATGAAGAACTTAAAACCTGGGTTCCAAGCCTTACATTCCAAACGCAGTTACATACCGCCTTGGAGAAGAGGACCTCCTCCAGGCTTGTAGGAGATAGTTATTAACTAGAAGACAAATATACGTTCCAGTGCTGATGTtctggaagcagaagaaatgtctGTGGTGTCCTCTGCAAGGGACGCCAAGCACAAGGCAAGGGTGACTCTGCTCCCCACCCACTGCCAGTGGGCACTTGTACATCAGATCAATGAATGCAGTTCTCCTCACTTTTTCTATCCATTACGGTCAAGGAGCTTTTTAAGCTCTGCTCAGAGGATGCTGCAGTTAATCTGCACTGCTGACACTAGGACTgtaggagggagagaaaatgttTGGCATTAGCACAGTCTCAATTAACACTGTTGGCACAGAATAAAGGTGTCACATCACTTTTTCAAAGCCACTGGTAGAGAGATGACAGTGAAGCTTCAGATACGTAAAGTGCTCAAAATCTATTTTTAGCCAATAGGTTCACTGGCATTCTGGTTAGTAGTTTAGTTTTTGCTCAGAGTAAGCTGAAAATTTTTCAGGTTTTGCCTAGTTTTTGCACAGGAgccaaaaagcaaatgcaacaaTGTCTTGAAACACGGGCTGCTGAAGTGCTACGAAGAAGCCAGAAGCCTCTTCTCCAGCTTTGATTTTTTGTGTAGTAGGGatttttctcctccagcctTTCATATATCATATTGGTTCCTATGTTAGCTAGATAACAGGAAAACCCAGTATAAGGCCAGCTGTTTTCCGTGTCACACAGGGATGGACAGTGCTAGTGACATTTGcaccaaataaaaaataaatcttcttcCAACTTCACCATGAATCCCTTTTTATTATGCAAAAAGTGAGAAAGGATTAAGATGAAACTTCACGTCAAGGAAGACACTCAGAAGCCTTCGCTCATCACTCTCCTGCCTTACTATCTTCTGCTTTGTGTGCCTGGCTGCCTTGTACACAGTTGAGGTAGATGTATCccactgcagtgcacagggcaTCCTTAGCTCCTCACACATGTTAAGCAAGAACAGAACACTCAGTAAAAGCTCTCTATTCTACCAGAACACAAATTCTTACTTCCCTGGAAAGCACAGAGTGACCTATATATGTATTTCTCCCAGGCTGTCTGCCTTC
Encoded here:
- the SUSD4 gene encoding sushi domain-containing protein 4 isoform X4, with amino-acid sequence MVKKLVLGLHQCASSTGFDDLQACADPGAPEHGYKTPSAGVFFESVVVRFHCQEGYRLNGTSKKLCVRHFNGSLSWKPSDKPVCLQEVCPLPPMVSHGDYICHPRPCKRYNHGTVVEFYCDPGYTLTNDYKYITCQYGEWFPSYQVYCVKTEQTWPNTQETLLTTWKIVAFTATSVLLVLLLVILARMFQTKFKTHFLPRVNQEGSVGDPDFVVVDGVPVMLPSYDEAVSSSLNALAPGYSATVDQGHILQTEDQSPPAYPGPRITDMLPSEFESCESQSVSSELLQSLYSPPVCQAAVLASSDRTDASRSTAGEAVSTSPRIDITDEIPLMEEDP
- the SUSD4 gene encoding sushi domain-containing protein 4 isoform X3, translated to MVKKLVLGLHQCASSTGFDDLQACADPGAPEHGYKTPSAGVFFESVVVRFHCQEGYRLNGTSKKLCVRHFNGSLSWKPSDKPVCLQEVTDCLVPHVEDAKIHNKTYRTGDKLIISCHEGFQIRYPDLDNMVSICQDDGTWDNLPICQVCPLPPMVSHGDYICHPRPCKRYNHGTVVEFYCDPGYTLTNDYKYITCQYGEWFPSYQVYCVKTEQTWPNTQETLLTTWKIVAFTATSVLLVLLLVILARMFQTKFKTHFLPRVNQEGSVGDPDFVVVDGVPVMLPSYDEAVSSSLNALAPGYSATVDQGHILQTEDQSPPAYPGPRITDMLPSEFESCESQSVSSELLQSLYSPPVCQAAVLASSDRTDASRSTAGEAVSTSPRIDITDEIPLMEEDP
- the SUSD4 gene encoding sushi domain-containing protein 4 isoform X1, whose amino-acid sequence is MVKKLVLGLHQCASSTGFDDLQACADPGAPEHGYKTPSAGVFFESVVVRFHCQEGYRLNGTSKKLCVRHFNGSLSWKPSDKPVCLQEVTDCLVPHVEDAKIHNKTYRTGDKLIISCHEGFQIRYPDLDNMVSICQDDGTWDNLPICQGCLRPLVLPHSYINISEFESSFSVGTVVYYQCFPGYKLEGAEFLECMYNLIWSDSPPRCLDVEVCPLPPMVSHGDYICHPRPCKRYNHGTVVEFYCDPGYTLTNDYKYITCQYGEWFPSYQVYCVKTEQTWPNTQETLLTTWKIVAFTATSVLLVLLLVILARMFQTKFKTHFLPRVNQEGSVGDPDFVVVDGVPVMLPSYDEAVSSSLNALAPGYSATVDQGHILQTEDQSPPAYPGPRITDMLPSEFESCESQSVSSELLQSLYSPPVCQAAVLASSDRTDASRSTAGEAVSTSPRIDITDEIPLMEEDP
- the SUSD4 gene encoding sushi domain-containing protein 4 isoform X2; the encoded protein is MDSPPLLLGFDDLQACADPGAPEHGYKTPSAGVFFESVVVRFHCQEGYRLNGTSKKLCVRHFNGSLSWKPSDKPVCLQEVTDCLVPHVEDAKIHNKTYRTGDKLIISCHEGFQIRYPDLDNMVSICQDDGTWDNLPICQGCLRPLVLPHSYINISEFESSFSVGTVVYYQCFPGYKLEGAEFLECMYNLIWSDSPPRCLDVEVCPLPPMVSHGDYICHPRPCKRYNHGTVVEFYCDPGYTLTNDYKYITCQYGEWFPSYQVYCVKTEQTWPNTQETLLTTWKIVAFTATSVLLVLLLVILARMFQTKFKTHFLPRVNQEGSVGDPDFVVVDGVPVMLPSYDEAVSSSLNALAPGYSATVDQGHILQTEDQSPPAYPGPRITDMLPSEFESCESQSVSSELLQSLYSPPVCQAAVLASSDRTDASRSTAGEAVSTSPRIDITDEIPLMEEDP